In one window of Thermovenabulum gondwanense DNA:
- the leuC gene encoding 3-isopropylmalate dehydratase large subunit — protein MGMTITQKILAEHAGKNFVEPGELIMAGVDLVLANDITGPVAIKEFEKAGGKEVFDKEKIALIPDHFTPNKDIKSAELSKALRDFARKYDITHYYEVGRMGIEHALLPEKGLVGPGDLVIGADSHTCTYGALGAFSTGVGSTDIAFAMMTGKCWFKVPESMKFIYRGKPSPFVTGKDFILFTIKDIGVDGALYRAMEFSGEALKYLTVDERLTITNMAIEAGAKNGIMEPDDVTLNYVKDRAKKTYKVYKSDDDAQYCDVREYDVSKLEPQVALPHLPENSVNISEVGDITVDQVVIGSCTNGRIEDMRMAAKVIKGNKVHPYVRMIVIPATQEVYLQMIREGLMEIFVEAGAVVSTPTCGPCLGGHMGILAKGERAVSTTNRNFVGRMGHPESEIYLTNPAVAAASAVKGKIAHPMEVIKNDI, from the coding sequence ATGGGGATGACCATAACGCAAAAAATACTGGCAGAACACGCGGGAAAAAACTTTGTGGAGCCCGGAGAACTTATCATGGCAGGTGTGGACTTGGTGCTTGCCAACGATATTACCGGCCCTGTGGCAATTAAGGAATTTGAAAAGGCTGGGGGTAAAGAGGTATTCGATAAGGAAAAAATTGCCCTTATACCCGATCATTTTACGCCTAACAAGGATATAAAATCTGCTGAGCTTTCCAAAGCTTTAAGGGATTTTGCGCGAAAGTATGATATTACTCATTATTACGAAGTGGGGAGGATGGGTATTGAGCATGCCCTTCTTCCCGAAAAAGGTCTCGTGGGTCCCGGGGATCTTGTAATTGGCGCCGATTCTCATACGTGCACCTACGGAGCACTGGGCGCATTTTCTACAGGAGTTGGAAGTACGGACATCGCTTTTGCAATGATGACGGGTAAATGCTGGTTTAAGGTGCCTGAAAGTATGAAGTTTATCTACAGGGGAAAACCCTCTCCCTTTGTCACCGGAAAGGATTTTATACTTTTTACAATCAAGGACATAGGGGTGGACGGAGCGCTTTACAGAGCCATGGAATTTTCGGGAGAAGCCTTAAAATACCTTACCGTGGATGAAAGGCTCACCATTACAAATATGGCTATAGAAGCGGGAGCAAAAAACGGTATAATGGAACCCGACGATGTGACGCTAAACTACGTAAAGGATAGGGCTAAAAAAACATATAAGGTTTATAAAAGTGACGATGATGCTCAATACTGTGATGTAAGGGAATACGACGTATCAAAGCTGGAACCTCAGGTAGCCCTCCCGCATCTTCCCGAAAATTCCGTCAATATATCTGAGGTAGGAGATATTACCGTAGATCAGGTGGTTATCGGCTCCTGCACCAATGGAAGGATTGAAGATATGAGGATGGCTGCAAAGGTTATAAAGGGCAATAAGGTGCACCCTTACGTGAGGATGATAGTGATACCTGCTACTCAGGAAGTTTACCTTCAAATGATAAGAGAGGGATTGATGGAGATTTTTGTGGAGGCTGGTGCGGTGGTAAGCACACCTACCTGCGGACCGTGCCTCGGAGGACATATGGGCATACTGGCAAAGGGCGAAAGGGCTGTTTCAACAACGAACAGAAATTTCGTCGGACGTATGGGACATCCCGAAAGCGAAATATACCTGACAAATCCGGCGGTGGCAGCAGCTTCTGCCGTAAAAGGCAAAATAGCCCATCCCATGGAGGTGATTAAAAATGATATATAA